Below is a genomic region from Gasterosteus aculeatus chromosome 2, fGasAcu3.hap1.1, whole genome shotgun sequence.
GTCTTTATGGAGAAACACAGGTTAACATGGGAGACCCTGCTAGTAAATTCAATAAAGTTGTGTAACGCCAAAGGGCGGAGGATGAGCTACTGACTCTGCTCGTTGCCGAGGGGCTGCTCCAGCATGGCGAGGATCACCGAGTTGTCCAGGACGAAGTAGCGGAAGTTGCTGGCTCCTGTGGCGCCGAGTCGGGCGTAGCGAATCAGGGTGTCTTCATTCAGcaggctgcaggtggaggaggttcCGCTCGGGGAAGGGAAGGCCCCCAGCACCTGCATGATACTGGGAAACACCAAAGCCACTGGGTCATTTTGCTTAAACAAACTTAACAATGCGGCTAACCATGTTTGCCTGCCACACTAGTCGACCCTAAAGCTCTTTTAACTACGGTCTTTTGATTGTTCTAAACAGATCTGATTAGATCATAGATTGCGCCGAAACATTCGGCCACGCGAATCGCCAACGATTCGCGCGGCCGAcatattttggttttaaaaaccGGGAAAAGGTTTGCAGGTTTGATGTATAGAAAATCTCACCAGGACAAAGCTGCCTCCGCGGCGTCCTTCACCCTCATGGAAGCTGGGTTGTGCTCCTTCTCCCCTTTATGACGCACCTCCAGTTCCTGTCGGGACTTGCTGCCGGAGATCCCCAGCTCCACGATCTCCAGGACCTCCACCAAACAATCCTGATGCAGAAAGGCAACGCCAACTAACCTCAGAGCAGGAATACTTATTCTTCTTCCCACACACACGTCGCAAGGAGTCCAGTTTTAtgtatgcttttcttttttttttttacgcaaaCAACGTATCGGAAGGAAATTCAAATTGGACTTTTAAATGTACCTTTTCATCCAGCATGTCGGGGTGCTCTGTGAGCCACACGCACAGAAACTGGAAGGCGGCGACGATCATGGAGTGGAGGTCTCGGGACTGGAGGGGAGCGGGGCGACTGCACTGGTACACGATGTAGCCACATATGGAGCTGACGGCACGTTTGCGGTCGGCAGAGTCCACTCCCACCTTCACCTGGTTGGGGCACATATACAAAACATTGAAGAAACAAGTTCTTTGTTTGATCCACATGTGAACAGTTTTTGTGTGCTGCGTTAATACGGAACATTTGATTATACGCGTTTTTTAAGGAATAGTTTACATTGATTGGACCGATCACTAGCCTCTGCTCTTGCTGCCTCTTAGCACTCTTCATTTATATCACATCAAGTGCCGTGTATTTACATTGTATAGCCAGGTCTGTCCTACTATTCCACTATGCTGCACTGAGAGAGCAGATGCAGCGGTTAACTGGGAAAAGCTGTACTGCCAACACCAGGCTGGGAAATTGCAGACTGTATCCAGGAACTTCCCTCCCTCTGCTACCTTGTGGTACTGTGTTGACAGTTTAGAGTTTCTCCCTTGGGATCAACTTTCTATTTTAGAAGTGGACTTGATCCACCTGAAAGCACCATCCTATTGTTTGTACATTTACCTTGGCAAGCCCAGCCAGCAGCTCCAGGGCAGCCAGTGAAATGCTCATGTCTTGCCGCCACTGGGAGTTGAGTCTCTGAGTGACAAGGTGGATACTGCGCACCAGCAGGCCGGCCGCCGTATCTGGAAGAGCTAGACCATATAACACCCCGAAATACCAAACACCGCAGAGAGTAGAGCAAAGCAGGATTCAGGCAAAGCAGCAAACATGTCCAGGTAAACAGTAGAAATGACATACTGAAAACACATGCATTTAATTaacagtttgaaatgaataGAGCACACAATGTGCTGAATTATAGAGAGTGGACACACTGCTGAGGGAAAAGGGCTGAGCGATCACGTTCTGACTACCTCTACGCACGATACAATAAGCAAACTGATTATTAATAACTAGGCCGACCTGATTGAAGTTCAACAAATACTTTAACGGTAAGATTGGTATGTTTTGGGAGTGGGAGCTTCTTAGTGCGAGGCCGAGCACTTTAAATGGACGCACATTGACGGTCAGGAGTTCCCCCGGATGATTACATTGCTGCCCCCATGTGAGCGGCTGCCAGCTGCAGGGAGCTCATCCCCCGCTGTGCAGAGCAACATcccttctctcaggctggaaGTAGAACTTAAATGAATTGTGTTGAACGACTGAATGTAAAGTTGAGTAAAtagtttgatttaaaaaaaaggtatcaacTAGTGGAAGTAACAGAACCTTAGGTAAAGGCTGTGAATTATCCCTCTGCCtggttcattttcattttgtccaATAACACTCCCGTCTGTTAACCTTCATTTTTGTCTATTTTGTCCCGTAGAAAGTCATTTTCTTTAAAGCTGACTATCCGTGTCTGGTTTCTACTATCTTGGGAAGCTGACGGTGTAGAACGACAACAGTTTCTGTACGTAGACTGTGACTCCGTACTCCTTTCCTCATGATGAGCATGCGAGCTGTACGTAACAACCGTCCCCAGATCGCTGCCCCACTCCCAATCTGCTTCGTCCTGCCCCTCACAACTCAATGTAACCAGGAATACTCCAGTTTCCTGCAGGACAACGTTTCACATAAGCTGCACAGTCTAGAGTGAAAATAGCTGGAAACTTGAAAGCAAAATAAAGGGACAGTGATTATTACatattagaaagaaaaaaaaatatcgcAATGCCAACACATTCATTTAGCCCAACATCGCTCAGCCCTTCcaaggaaaagacaaaaatctttttaaatgccgagggaaggaggggggcgtggggggagggagagcaatCAGCAGCACAGCATCACAGCAAATACCGTTGGCATCACCTACAAAGGCATTTTACCCAACGCTTCTTAACTCTGCATACCACTTTAACCACGTGAGCTATGAAGAACAAATGTGTTAATTCAACAAGTCACATGTTCTGTGCATTGCTCAGCAAGTCGGCACTGATCACACAAAGCCACTTTTAATGGGGATCTGTGTTAAAACGGCCCGGCACCACGGTGTTAGTTCAGGTGGAGCGGCCCGGCGCCTTACCGTAGTCTCGAAGCAGGGCCTGGGCGGGGCGCTCGGAGTCCGGGCTGGTGGCCTCCGTGCTGCCCCCGCTGGTGAAACTAATGCCGCTGTTGGTCCGGCTGTGACTCTGACTCCTGGCGGTGGCGTGGCTCCCGTCTATGCTCCCCTACAcgacacagagagaaacacagcGGCCTTGATGTCCAGTGCGTCGCGCTGCTTCCGGCCTTGTGGCGTGTTAGTCGCTCACAAGTAAGATCACAGGAGTAACCGGAGCTTTACCGTTTCAGTCTGAGCACCTATGGACTCCAGCAGCGCGGAGTCTTGAACGATATTTAGCATCGCACCTGAGAGGGGAAGAAGGGCCAATAATTATAGAAGACATTGAGTCATTTCTAAAGTTTTATTAAATTTATTAAAACAGTCAAAATCTGTTTGAGACAGCATGAAGGAACTGCAGTGTGCAGGCCAAATAAATATGCCAGTAGATACCCAGAATGAGCTGCGTGTTGGTGGGGTCCGTCTCTGTCTGAAGGGCACCGATGAGGACGTTGACGAGACGTAGTCTCAGGGACAGGAAGGACACAGGCTGGTCATGAGGCCATCCATCCTCCTCATTGAACTTTCCTTCCAACAGAACCTAGAGAACAGACGGGTTTTCTTTTGAACTTCAAGCTACTTTTCAGTACggaaaaagcttttttaaatgaggaaaaagaaattcaaatgaCTCTGCAAAGCCCAAAACTGCACTTTTTCAAATAagatttcaaataaatgaaattgaaaCCTCCGATTTGATGTTGCCAAAATGGTGCGGCAATGGCAGGATGGCGAGCAGGATGTTGATGGAGGCTCGCCTCAGGTCGGTGGGATTTACATACATCTTGAATTTGGACAGCTCCCTGATAAGAGAAACAAATCCCATCAAAACCTCTGAAGAGTAATGTCACTAAAACCATAGTAGTGTGAGAATAACCTGTCCGGCACTATGGTCTCCAGCGCAGCTATGAAGTAGGGGACGACCACATTGATGCCCTTCAGGTCAGTgcagaagagagaggaagagttgAGAATGATCGAAGCCAGAACTGGTCTACAGATGAAATCAGAGATCTGCAGACCCTGAATCAGGATCATGTAgaacctgcagaaagacaaacagTTGCAGTTGAAAATCCCGACACTCATAGTTGGACAtgataaaaacataaaagaaataaGAGACTAGGGTACCTGGACAGGTAAACAGGCAGGATTTCCTCTCCAGTTTTCTTGCTACAGAAGATGCGGCAGAGAGTCCCGCAGGCCTCGGCTCGTCCCGCCTCGTAGCTCTCTGGGAACTCGTTGGCGTCGAACATGGGGTTGGACACCATGGATTCGGTGGACATTTGGGAACCCTTCCTCCTCAGGTCCATGCCTACTTGGGTGGCTACCGCTGTAGAAAGGCCGAAGACACAGAGAATGAAAGGGACCCTGGATCTTAACATGGTCACCAGTACACATGCAGGTATGAGAAACAGGCAAACAAAGACGTGTAGCTGCTATATGCACACCACAAAAACAAGGAAACGTAGTTGAaattaaaacaggaaaaaagcACCATTTAGCAGACACCTAATCACTAAGACTAAATAAACACACGCTGACATAATAACAAAGCATTATAAAAGGGAACTCTGACACAAAGAGTTTGCCTTAAAAGTCCCATCTATTTGTCTGGTCTATTAGTGCGCTAGTaacaaaatgaccacaaagcAAAATCCCTGTGTCAGCTCCCTCTGATATGACACTCGCTCACTGGAGCTACAGAACATCTTCTTCATGCCAATACAAACAAAACTTAAGTGAACCAACAATACAAAAGGAAACCATAAGTAACCAGACATTGATGCTGAAATTAAGGggtctaaaacaaaaataataggGATTAGTGTGAcccaaaggaaataaaatgataacTTATAAAACAGGGCAACGTTATGGTCGAGACAAGTGGTCTGTTGGTGAAACCCATTCCATCACCTTTGGAGAAACGCTGAGAGAACGCTGGTGGACTTTTATGTATGACAGGCAGTGGGAACAAAAAACAATGGCGATGATCATGAGGAAAATCAACTAAAAAAGCGGGTAAGATTTGTCAAGAAACGCAAATCAAGTGAGGGAAAACAAGCTGCCATTCCTACTTACAAGATTTGTAAGAAAGGAGAATTTGGATAAAAGAGGCTGCAAGATAACAGAAATAGTGGAGAGACACAAAATCAAAGCAGAGCCAATATTTTGGGATCAATTCATATAAGGCATGAattgggttcttttttttttttcgctctcCTCATACATGACGTTTGACCCGTTACAACTCTTTAACATTAATAACAGTAGACACATGCAGGACACTACaccaaaaagaggaaaagaaatggaACTGTAGGTGTTGTGAGTGGCCGTATGACGTCCGTAGCATATGATTAGTCTATATGTGGTTCTAGCCAACAGTTGGTTTGTGTACATGGATTAGAATCAGATGGAAATCTCATACCAGGTCACTTCTAACCGAAaccctctaacccccccccccaaaaaaagcacaaagacgTCTTAGAGaagatgggggaaaaaaagaaaagtaaaaaggatATCCCAAAGACATacagtaataaaacaacaacaacaacagacaccAAAAAACAGGTAACTCCACAAAAACGACATAGTGCTAAAACGCCAAGGAAACGCCCACCTGCACATGCATTGATGGAAGGGTAGAAACCACCGCCTCGTCTTACCGGTCATGCTGGGGTCTCGGCTGAGGCCGCTGTGGAGCTTACAGTGGACCAGCGCGGCGTCGAAAAGCCACTGGCCAAAAAGATTAAGGATGCTGTTGACCTTCGGCCGCGCTGGGGCCGGCAGGGGCCGAGTCTCCCAGCTGCTCTGGTTGGGACTGGACAGCAGAGTCGGGGAGGAGgacgtctgctgctgctgctgctgctgctgctgctgctgggatgcTTTGGTTGGTTGACTACCGCTGCCCTGCAGGGTGGGGAGGGTATATCGGATTAGGCTGCTGACAACATGACTGACGCAACTAACAGACGACACGCAGAAAGGTTGGATAAGAAGATTCTATCGCTTTCAGAAATGGTTCACAATTGAAAAATTAAGAAACAAACCGCAATCATGCCGCATGTAATCCTTTCTACTGCGCTGATTTGGTGGACCACCATTAACCTTCTATTAGGAATAATTAGCATATCAATTCTTGAGTTATTCCCAATAACTTTTTTTCCGTGTGACACCAAAGAGAGGTCTTACAACCTTTAcaacatttacaacatttgCGTCATTTGTTACTCACGGTTGAGCTCTTGCTCGTGGTTTTGTTGACCACCGTGTGTCGCTGCTTGCGGCTGTGAGGGGGCGTGGTGTTGGCGATGGAGGGGGGCGGAGACATGCTCATTCTGTTGACCGGGGTGGGCGGAGCACTGTCCGCTCTGGGGCGTGATATACCTGTCGACGGGAAGGTAGAATAAGCTGGGAACGGAAGTGAGCATCTTTCCCTTCACAACGACGGACTAAAGAGATTTCCGATTAGCaaacgagaagaaaaaaaaaaagaaaattctccATCCTTCAACTTTTCCAGAGGAGAGAACTTGTTATGGTTAAATGGAATCATTTGAAGCATTTTTCCCCATTTCTGATGTTataagagagaagagaaaacgaGATAGCTTCAGAGTTGGCGTGATCATAAACAGTATTCATTCATCTACATGCAAGACAATGGTTAGATACAAATCAGCAGTAATTGACATCCATCCGTGTTGATTTTGGCACCCACAAGAGACCCCTCCTTATTGATCCGGTGGGTTAATCGGAATGTCTGGTGCTGTATCATTTTAGAAGCCCAGTTGGTTGTATCATCTCCATGAAACAACCATTGCACTATACGGTGTGTCAGCGGATGTCTGTACCATGAGAGAGCAGCACTGGACAAAAAGAGAACACCCTCTCCCGTACGTCTCTCTTTTCAACAGAGACACCTACAGTGTAAAGAGAAAAAGATCACACCCACATGTTTCTATTATCGAGTCACATGTTTCATCCTGAGGTTAACAACTATTTAAAGATGCTTGGAATTTAAAGGTTTTAAGAAGACTTTCATGGCATTTTAACTACAAACTACTATATTTTCTAATTAGTTAATCACTTTTGTGAAACCTTTTCTAAACAATATGGCCATTTAAGCTTTTTGGATgtatttttcttcccctccaggACCCATTGATTTTATTATAGCATGAAAATGACCCCTTTTTTCAACTTGAACATGTAAAGAGATCAAAATTAACAGGATTTCTACTTGATTTTTGTCAGAGTACCATCACCTTTGCAGGGGTGGCAAGAGCATTTGAAACCCTAAAACACATTGTGTAATGTTCACGGTTTGCAGTGCTTTGGCTAAAATGTGCACGGAGTGTTCAATGACATGTGACTGAGCTGTTGTTCATTCATACCTAAGAAGGCGTCCACTAAGCAGCTGATGCCCCTCATGGCCCTGAAGAAAATCTGGGGCAGCTGTTTCAAACACGGATGCAGCACCACTTCATGAGGCAAGCCGCTGGAGTTGAGGAACTGTTCCTGGAATTTTGGAGTGGTGCTCACTATCGCAGGGTTGCTCAGGTCCACCGGGTTGCTACCGAAATAAGCAAATTGACTGATAAGCAAAATAGCttaagaggagaaggagatgtgAGGTACTTCTGGGTACAACCCAACccataaaaaacaataataagaaataaataaatactaataaTCTGTGTCCATTTGAGTTAGTGTGATTGGGAGAGAACAGATATTTTTCAGGTTAGAACCAAGACAAATTAGGGCTAATGTACCTGAGCATGTGGAGAAAGCGGTACCACGTCTGTGCCACGCAGTCGTGATCCATATCTAGAGGGATCAGGCTGGCGTCCTCGTCGGGGACTTTGAAAGGTGGGAAGGATGGTCCGTGGGTGCAGCGCAGCAGCCTGAAACCAAAGAGTGAGCAAGGAATGCAAAGATCACACTCAGTAGATAATCACTACTGCAACCACTGATATATTTCCTTCTTCAGAGGCAATAATCCTATGTTTTGCTATGGATTACATAAACAAACTATCTTAGCTCAAATCAACCCCCTCAACAAGCTTTCCTAGCACTAAATCCAAGATGAAGCTGAGTTGATGCCTTTCCCACCTGGAGGTCAGCGCGCAGGCCACTCTGCTCCACTGCTCCACGACAGGAGGGTGGTGTCTCCAGTTGGCCAGCATCTCCCTCGACGTCTTCCAATAAGGTGGCGTGGGAAAGCAGCGGGCGCACGCCAGCAGCCAAACCTCAAACAGCACGGCCACCAACTTCTCTGCTAGTTTCTCAGCCACCCCGACTGAAAGAAATCAGGGGATTATTGGATTTCAGTCATCATTCTTAATAGCTAACCAAGTGCAGTGGGAGGGGCTGTGTCGTGCAGTGGCATGTCGTACCTCCGACAGTGGGAGGGGCCAGTAATGTGTCGTTGATGCGAAGCAGGAAGAGCAACAGCACCTCCCACGTTTCCCTCACCATGGAAACGGACTCTCGTGCCAGTTTCTGGACTGCCGAGAGAACCTGCTGGCAAAGCCTGATGTGGTTCAGACTGTGTTGTTCAGGCCTGGAGGGGGAAACGGAGCGTTTGAAATGAAACGGTTAAAGGGGAAAtcggggagagagaaagagtacAGAACACTTGTCCGGGATCCACTGTACGTAGGGTTACTACAGCTGCAGGCATGGTTCAATAACAAAAGTGTTTATTCAAATTTCAGAACCACAGTTAATGGAGGAAGGGGACTGTTCTGACGTACCTCGGTACAAAGACGTTGTAGAGATGTTTGAGGATGGTCTGGACGTACATATTGGGCTCCTTGACCACAGGCTGAGGCATGGAATCCCTGGGCGACACCAGGGCCATCATCCAGTCTGTGTACACGTCCACACACAGCTTGACGGTGTCCCCCTCCAGGGGGAGGGTGAGGCCGTAGCACAGCACCTCCATGGTCCATTTTACCTACGAGCCAGAACGTTTCCATTCATTTGCATGAATTTCAATAAGTCTTATGTCATTGGTTTATGACACATAAGGCATTTCAGCAGTTTCCTATTCCTCAGTATTCCCATACTACGATTGAGGAGATGAGCATATCTGATTTACTGCCTCACATGAAGGATGCTCAAAGCTTTAGAGTGAGATGATGATGGCAATAACAACCTGCCGTGTTTCTGATAATGTTATTATAATGTTATTCtggctaaataaaaaaacagaccgGCTATTCAAAAGAGAAATAACTCCTGACCAACCAGATCATCATTGCCCAGTCAATGTATCATTTGAACACTGATGTAAATGCATCAAAGACAGCCGTGAAGACCACAGATGTCTGGCTCACTGCGAGCTGTGTGGTTTACTTTCTGGTTCATCAGAGCAGGTTAACAGTTcattattgttttattcttcATGAAACACAGTCTTTATAATACAGTTTGGGAAAATTCCTATTGAGACAATAGTAATAAGAGTTGTATCACTCATGAACAGGACTATGAAGTGCAGGGAGGAggatgttgctgttgtgtttcagGTCTACAAAAGAGAAGCCATCACTCCACAACTTTAACAGCGGTACCTGGACAACTGTTAAGGCTTATGAGCTCGCTGAACGGACGCAAATAAATAAAGCCTGATCCCCTGTGCGTGCAACCTCCTGACACAAACGCACATAACCAACACAGCATGGGGTGTTTTCCACAAAGTGGTTGGGCAGCTTGTCGAGATGCAGAATACACAGAAACAAGTTGAtagcagagagagaagggggcaACGGCGACGCGTGTGTTTCCCACCTCCTTGTCCGTCTTGAGGATGTTCTCCGTGGCGACGGGGCTCACCGCTGTGCCCAACGGCTTGACCACAGCATTGGCCACCTCCGTGCCCACGCTGGTGGGATAGGTGTTCAGAACGCTGAGGTGGCCCTGGTCACTCTGCACCACCAACTGCAGCGAGCGCCACTCGGAATACATGCTGCGGATGTCTGCTGCCCTCTACTCACGCCTCCTGCCTCCACCTGCGGACACAGGAATCGTTTTCAATCCTCTCAGAGCCGAGTAAAGCGAAAAGGAGAGGCGATCACTTCCTCTACCGATAGAGCTGCATCCTCATTAACGGGAACGGGATGTCAATGTGTAACGCTGCTGACCGAGTAGAATACGCCCATACAGTGCGGTATTCTATTGGATAATCGCTTGGATCCAACTGTAAGGGATCAAAGTTGCATTAATCGGTAGAACTTCCAATTGGTTGACGTTAACTGAATCACTCTTACGTCACTCAGATGAAGCGTATTTCGGTAACGTTGGAGGGAAACTGCAATATCGAACGGTAACGTCAGTTACTGCGTTAACAATACGTAACGTTAGCGTAATACAATCGTTTTAGTAAATGATAATTTGGCGCAataagaaataacaaaaacGTGTAAACAGTCCGAATACACGTATACTTAATGTAATGTCCCAAACTTCGACTATAACGTTAGTTTGACAGGAAGCAGGACTCATCCGGCAGTCCGGTTTTTTATGCTACTGCTCCGGCTAACGTTACGTTCTCTCCTTTAGGAGATATTAAAAAGTATCAAGGCTGACATTATACAACATTATATACAAGCTACATTGTGTGCACCGTAAGCTTAAACGTAGACACGCTGCATGTGTATCCTAAACTCCTTTCCTCGTTGATAACAACCCGAGGAATCACAACCAGGAAACGGTTCAGAAAATTATTAGCTTGCTAACGTCAGTTAGCATTGACATCAAAACATCTTTCTCTCCTTGCTGGTGACGTTAGCTGACGTTACCTGCTGGCTGGCTTCTGTGTGCCTCTCTTGATTAAACCAGAGGCTGCTGTTGGGATAAACCCTGCTGTTCTATACACTAACGTATCATTTGGAGATCTGACAGTACGCTGTTAGCTAACGATATTTGCACAGACGTTGCTAGCGAGTTTGGCTAATACTCGCTAACCCGTTCGTTGGCATCAACGTTAGCTAAGCTAGCTGTCATTTAGCTAGCTACCTAACTT
It encodes:
- the LOC120829788 gene encoding ral GTPase-activating protein subunit beta isoform X21; the encoded protein is MYSEWRSLQLVVQSDQGHLSVLNTYPTSVGTEVANAVVKPLGTAVSPVATENILKTDKEVKWTMEVLCYGLTLPLEGDTVKLCVDVYTDWMMALVSPRDSMPQPVVKEPNMYVQTILKHLYNVFVPRPEQHSLNHIRLCQQVLSAVQKLARESVSMVRETWEVLLLFLLRINDTLLAPPTVGVGVAEKLAEKLVAVLFEVWLLACARCFPTPPYWKTSREMLANWRHHPPVVEQWSRVACALTSRLLRCTHGPSFPPFKVPDEDASLIPLDMDHDCVAQTWYRFLHMLSNPVDLSNPAIVSTTPKFQEQFLNSSGLPHEVVLHPCLKQLPQIFFRAMRGISCLVDAFLGISRPRADSAPPTPVNRMSMSPPPSIANTTPPHSRKQRHTVVNKTTSKSSTGSGSQPTKASQQQQQQQQQQQTSSSPTLLSSPNQSSWETRPLPAPARPKVNSILNLFGQWLFDAALVHCKLHSGLSRDPSMTAVATQVGMDLRRKGSQMSTESMVSNPMFDANEFPESYEAGRAEACGTLCRIFCSKKTGEEILPVYLSRFYMILIQGLQISDFICRPVLASIILNSSSLFCTDLKGINVVVPYFIAALETIVPDRELSKFKMYVNPTDLRRASINILLAILPLPHHFGNIKSEVLLEGKFNEEDGWPHDQPVSFLSLRLRLVNVLIGALQTETDPTNTQLILGAMLNIVQDSALLESIGAQTETGSIDGSHATARSQSHSRTNSGISFTSGGSTEATSPDSERPAQALLRDYDTAAGLLVRSIHLVTQRLNSQWRQDMSISLAALELLAGLAKVKVGVDSADRKRAVSSICGYIVYQCSRPAPLQSRDLHSMIVAAFQFLCVWLTEHPDMLDEKDCLVEVLEIVELGISGSKSRQELEVRHKGEKEHNPASMRVKDAAEAALSCIMQVLGAFPSPSGTSSTCSLLNEDTLIRYARLGATGASNFRYFVLDNSVILAMLEQPLGNEQNPSPSVTVLIRGTAGRHAWTMQLFHQPRGARANQRVFVPEGRPTPNNGVGIKYNVKQRPFPEEVDKIPLVKADVSIPDLDDIVSKEVGCLGWQDDSRATSALISNIPHLELQHDRLRILMTKQIEYENALERHSEEIWKCKPYPDPRTDCKPPSPSREFQTARLFLSHFGFLSLEALKEPNNSRLPPHLIALESSLPGFFDDVSYLDLLPCRPFDTVFIFYVRAGQKSSPEILKNVESSSSVQPHFLEFVLSLGWPVDVGRHPGWTGHLDTSWSLNSYSDSNEINQTEVPATPEDTGGSMFNGEKKVLYYADALTEIAFVVPSLTENSEESSVHSDSTVEADTNADAVPAPHKQPNLTLELFPNHSENLESAKKLSPLVKTKRSSTGKSFPPLGPETKVFVVWVERFDDIENFPLSDLLAETSTGLEASMTNSTSCRSGLLEKDVPLIFIQPLKTGLFRIRLHGAMGKFGMVIPLVDGMVVSRRALGFLVRQTVINVCRRKRLESDLYNPPHVRRKQKITEMVQRYRNKQLEPEFYTSLFHEVGEGKPHL